A single window of Nostoc sp. C052 DNA harbors:
- a CDS encoding helix-turn-helix transcriptional regulator, whose translation MSNEQLSLTFAALADPTRRAILAHLSKGEASVSELAKPFKMSLPAISKHIKVLERAGLIVRGREAQWRPCQIQAQPLKQAADWIEQYRQLWEQRLDQLDDYLQELQTQEEQDE comes from the coding sequence ATGTCTAACGAACAACTGAGCCTTACCTTTGCTGCCCTTGCTGATCCTACTCGGCGTGCAATTCTGGCTCACCTCTCCAAAGGTGAGGCGTCGGTAAGTGAGTTAGCCAAGCCTTTTAAGATGAGTCTTCCTGCAATCTCCAAACATATAAAGGTACTAGAGCGTGCCGGACTGATTGTGCGAGGTCGCGAAGCTCAATGGCGACCATGCCAGATTCAAGCACAGCCGCTTAAACAAGCGGCGGATTGGATTGAGCAATATCGTCAATTGTGGGAACAGAGGCTTGATCAGCTTGATGATTACCTACAAGAATTACAAACCCAGGAGGAACAAGATGAGTAA
- the gntT gene encoding guanitoxin biosynthesis MATE family efflux transporter GntT gives MLSIFAQRSVFIRDFLKLASVNVLSNLMVPLAGLIDVMFLGHLTEIRHLAGVALATILFNYIYWTFGFLRMGTTGMVAQAIGRKDNQSAVLIGLQHGILALILGLAILIFQQPLQILGFAILSATPEVKNSGVDFYNALVWGAPATLINFVLIGWFLGQAQSSRVLLLSAISNCANVLLDYLFIVQWGWSSRGAGLATATSQYLMLMVGILLYCQTISFKQIQALIGELFDLSALKSAFMLNGEIIIRTFALISTMAMFSNLSSMLGTEILAANTILMQVVSLAAYFIDGLAFATESLAGIFQGSGNITSLKQLLQTSVVSSLVMGLMFATAFIFAPESLLRFLTNHTEIINNLRSYIPWLLPVLGFGSVAYALDGYFLGLTQGHTLRQAMLKATVIGFIPSAITAMYFHSSHLLWLSMSLFMATRTITLALCVPKSFCKRQ, from the coding sequence ATTTTGTCTATCTTTGCTCAACGTTCAGTATTCATCCGCGATTTTCTAAAACTTGCATCTGTAAATGTTCTTTCAAATCTAATGGTTCCGTTGGCAGGACTAATAGATGTAATGTTTTTAGGGCATTTAACGGAGATTCGTCATTTAGCAGGTGTGGCACTAGCAACAATTTTATTTAATTATATTTATTGGACATTCGGATTTTTACGCATGGGTACAACTGGAATGGTTGCACAGGCTATAGGGCGTAAAGATAACCAATCAGCAGTACTGATTGGTTTACAGCATGGAATTTTAGCACTGATATTAGGACTCGCCATTCTGATATTTCAACAACCTTTACAAATATTAGGGTTTGCGATTCTAAGTGCTACACCAGAAGTTAAAAATTCTGGAGTCGATTTCTATAATGCTTTAGTATGGGGTGCCCCAGCAACATTGATTAACTTTGTCTTGATTGGTTGGTTTCTTGGGCAAGCACAAAGTAGTAGAGTGTTGTTGCTTTCAGCTATTAGCAATTGTGCAAATGTACTACTAGATTATCTATTTATTGTTCAGTGGGGATGGTCAAGTAGAGGAGCTGGGTTAGCGACAGCCACTAGTCAGTATCTGATGCTGATGGTAGGTATTTTGCTATATTGTCAAACAATTTCATTTAAACAAATACAAGCTTTAATTGGGGAACTATTTGACCTGTCTGCTTTAAAATCAGCTTTCATGCTGAATGGAGAAATTATTATTCGGACTTTTGCTTTAATTTCGACAATGGCGATGTTTAGCAACCTTAGTTCTATGTTAGGAACTGAAATTCTGGCGGCGAATACCATCCTGATGCAAGTGGTGAGCTTGGCAGCATATTTCATTGATGGCTTGGCATTCGCTACTGAGAGCTTGGCTGGAATTTTTCAAGGTAGTGGAAATATTACTTCTTTAAAACAACTGTTGCAAACTTCTGTAGTCAGTAGCTTGGTTATGGGATTAATGTTTGCTACTGCATTTATTTTTGCCCCAGAATCACTGTTAAGATTTCTGACAAATCATACTGAAATTATCAATAATTTACGTTCTTATATTCCTTGGTTGTTACCAGTTTTAGGTTTTGGCTCAGTCGCTTATGCGCTAGACGGTTATTTTCTAGGATTGACTCAAGGTCATACACTTCGTCAAGCGATGCTGAAAGCCACTGTAATTGGTTTTATTCCATCAGCAATTACAGCAATGTATTTCCATAGTAGTCATTTACTATGGCTATCAATGTCTTTATTTATGGCAACAAGAACAATAACTTTGGCATTGTGCGTACCAAAATCATTTTGTAAAAGACAGTGA
- a CDS encoding ABC transporter permease: MKYILQLFDSPLWSLVRKEINQILRNRQLIVLLIVPPTVQLLLYGFALNPDVHNLRLGVIDYANISTSRELVSAMTSNHTFNLESVPTSEKDLSRQVEEGKLDVGLIIPPDFPRQLAKKSAEIQVFIDGVNANTAGIAANYVNQIIQQYNFSLVQGQVSPPVSTEVVFLYNPGLTSSWFFVPGVMGLVLTLIGTLVSAVTVVREKDTGTLEQLLMTPSSNWEILLAKIIPLAFLLMGDVLLALTLGTVVFSLPFRGSFLLFLALSSMYVFVGISLGIMLATICGSQQQVLLTSFFINLPMIQTSGAISPIESMPPLFQFLSLFNPLRHYITIVRGILLKGVGLDVLWLNVLALLGFAIVLLTISVNKFRNQLS; encoded by the coding sequence ATGAAATATATTTTGCAATTATTTGATAGTCCATTGTGGTCATTAGTTCGTAAAGAAATTAATCAAATTCTGCGAAACAGGCAATTGATTGTTTTATTAATTGTGCCACCAACAGTACAATTATTGCTTTACGGATTCGCGCTTAACCCGGATGTCCATAATTTACGACTGGGTGTAATTGACTATGCCAATATCTCCACCAGTCGGGAACTAGTTTCAGCAATGACATCCAATCACACTTTTAACTTAGAAAGTGTTCCAACAAGTGAAAAAGATTTAAGCCGCCAAGTAGAAGAAGGTAAATTAGATGTAGGACTAATAATTCCACCAGATTTTCCGCGCCAACTAGCAAAAAAATCAGCAGAAATTCAAGTATTCATCGATGGAGTGAATGCAAATACAGCCGGAATTGCTGCTAACTATGTTAATCAGATTATCCAACAATATAATTTCAGTTTGGTACAGGGTCAAGTCAGTCCGCCAGTATCAACCGAAGTCGTTTTTCTTTACAATCCTGGACTTACTAGTAGCTGGTTTTTCGTACCAGGAGTTATGGGTTTAGTCCTGACATTAATCGGTACATTAGTATCAGCAGTAACCGTTGTGCGCGAGAAAGATACAGGAACTTTAGAGCAATTGTTAATGACTCCTTCTAGCAACTGGGAAATTTTATTAGCTAAAATTATCCCGTTGGCATTCCTGCTCATGGGAGATGTACTACTAGCTTTAACCTTGGGAACAGTCGTATTTAGCCTACCCTTTCGTGGAAGTTTCCTGCTCTTTCTTGCTTTATCAAGTATGTATGTATTTGTGGGAATTAGTTTGGGCATTATGTTGGCAACTATTTGCGGTTCTCAACAACAAGTATTACTCACATCTTTTTTTATAAATTTACCAATGATTCAAACTTCTGGGGCAATATCTCCTATTGAATCCATGCCTCCTTTATTTCAATTCCTCTCTTTATTTAATCCACTTCGTCATTACATTACTATTGTTAGAGGTATTTTACTCAAAGGAGTTGGTTTAGATGTGCTGTGGTTAAATGTGTTAGCATTACTTGGTTTTGCTATTGTTCTATTAACTATTAGTGTTAACAAGTTTCGGAATCAGCTAAGTTAA
- the dinB gene encoding DNA polymerase IV: MELTLGQESVARTRKIVHVDMDAFYASVEQRDNPSYRGKPLVVGGSPNQRGVVAAASYEARKFGIYSAMPSVTAIAKCPALIFVRPRFDVYREISTSIHAIFKRYSDLVEGVALDEAYLDVTENRQNIPYASTIARHIKTAIFQETQLTATAGVSINKFLAKMASGQNKPNGLTVILPEDAIAFVERLPIEKFHGIGEVTAAKMHSLGIHTGADLKERTLSELTHHFGKAGNYYYKIARAEDDRLVEANRVRKSVGAETSFAQDLSDVGQMLQELEQIAQIVEQRLEQHETRGRTLTLKVKFSDYQQLTRSKTMLAPISELSTIFEIAKGLFESIELENRSIRLLGISLSNLDNAKQTQVIQLPLFQNAGIIF; encoded by the coding sequence GTGGAGCTAACCTTGGGACAAGAATCTGTCGCTAGAACTAGGAAAATAGTTCACGTTGATATGGATGCCTTCTACGCATCGGTCGAGCAGAGGGACAACCCTAGCTACCGAGGTAAACCGTTAGTAGTCGGTGGCAGTCCCAATCAGCGAGGCGTAGTTGCAGCAGCTAGTTATGAAGCTCGTAAGTTTGGTATTTATTCCGCGATGCCGTCAGTAACAGCGATCGCTAAATGTCCCGCGCTTATCTTTGTCAGACCAAGATTCGACGTTTACCGAGAGATTTCCACTTCAATCCACGCTATCTTTAAACGCTACAGTGATTTAGTGGAAGGGGTTGCACTAGATGAAGCATACCTTGACGTTACTGAGAATAGGCAAAACATCCCCTACGCTTCTACTATCGCAAGACATATTAAAACTGCGATTTTCCAAGAAACCCAGTTGACGGCAACCGCAGGCGTATCGATTAACAAGTTTCTTGCAAAAATGGCATCAGGGCAGAATAAGCCGAATGGACTAACGGTGATTTTACCGGAGGATGCGATCGCCTTTGTAGAACGGCTGCCGATTGAGAAGTTCCACGGCATTGGAGAGGTTACAGCAGCGAAAATGCACTCGCTCGGCATTCATACTGGCGCAGATTTAAAGGAGCGAACTCTTTCTGAGTTAACACACCATTTTGGTAAAGCAGGTAATTATTACTATAAGATTGCCAGAGCAGAAGATGATCGCCTAGTTGAAGCAAATCGAGTTCGCAAGTCCGTTGGTGCAGAAACCTCATTTGCACAGGATTTAAGCGATGTAGGTCAGATGTTGCAGGAACTTGAACAGATTGCCCAAATTGTCGAGCAACGGTTAGAGCAACATGAAACGCGAGGACGCACATTAACGTTAAAAGTCAAGTTCTCTGACTATCAGCAGTTAACCCGTAGTAAGACAATGCTTGCTCCCATTAGTGAACTCTCTACAATTTTTGAGATAGCCAAAGGACTGTTTGAGTCAATTGAACTGGAGAATCGTAGTATTAGGTTGTTGGGGATTTCGTTGTCTAACCTGGATAACGCCAAACAAACCCAAGTCATTCAATTGCCACTATTTCAAAATGCAGGCATTATTTTTTAA
- a CDS encoding DUF6714 family protein translates to MRDSNWQTLDTLEENTRLALIEQITAAFDGVKRSDGITLHEARALDDYADAQKARKLDSESQWQDIPDEWIEYFSDVFPFFDAKGFRYYIPAYIIWCLKHYKTSNSDTLDNTIYAIKNRGGYYHPHLELLNTTQLQAIKAFLQFMNNGSSL, encoded by the coding sequence GTGCGAGATAGCAATTGGCAAACTCTTGATACTTTAGAGGAAAATACTAGGCTAGCCTTAATTGAACAAATTACCGCCGCTTTTGATGGTGTCAAGCGCTCAGACGGAATTACATTACATGAAGCCAGAGCGCTAGATGACTATGCAGATGCTCAGAAAGCCAGAAAATTAGATAGTGAAAGCCAATGGCAGGATATACCAGATGAATGGATTGAATATTTCTCTGATGTCTTTCCTTTTTTTGATGCAAAAGGATTTCGTTACTACATTCCCGCTTACATAATTTGGTGCTTAAAACACTACAAAACTTCTAACTCCGACACTTTAGATAACACAATCTATGCCATCAAAAATAGAGGGGGTTATTATCACCCTCACTTGGAGTTGCTCAATACAACTCAATTACAGGCAATTAAAGCGTTTCTACAATTTATGAATAATGGCTCTTCGCTGTGA
- a CDS encoding IS1 family transposase (programmed frameshift), which yields MQCPYCGSTEIRKNGKRKGKQNHICTHCNRQFIDVYDQPKGYSEELKQECLKMYLNGMGFRGIERVKGVHHTTIIYWVKQLGEKLPDVPKEDMIPEVAELDELETFIGSKKTKFWLWTAVNHFTQGILAWVLGDHSSETFKPLWEIVEQWKSYFYVTDGWKVYPSFIPDGDQIVSKTYMTRMENENTRLRHYLARLHRKTLCYSKSEQMLRYSIKLLLHYLKYKIVPT from the exons GTGCAATGTCCATACTGCGGCTCTACAGAAATCAGAAAGAATGGGAAACGTAAAGGTAAACAAAATCACATTTGTACTCATTGCAATCGCCAATTTATTGATGTATACGATCAGCCAAAAGGATATTCAGAAGAACTAAAACAAGAATGCTTAAAAATGTACCTTAACGGTATGGGTTTTCGTGGTATTGAACGAGTTAAAGGCGTACACCATACTACGATCATCTATTGGGTCAAACAACTAGGAGAGAAGCTGCCAGATGTACCAAAAGAAGATATGATTCCAGAAGTTGCAGAACTGGATGAATTAGAGACATTCATCGGCTCAAAAAAAACAAAAT TTTGGTTGTGGACAGCAGTAAATCACTTTACTCAAGGTATTTTAGCTTGGGTTTTAGGAGACCATAGTTCTGAAACTTTTAAGCCACTTTGGGAAATTGTTGAACAGTGGAAAAGCTATTTTTATGTGACCGATGGCTGGAAGGTTTACCCAAGTTTTATCCCCGATGGAGACCAAATTGTGAGTAAAACATATATGACACGGATGGAAAATGAAAATACTCGGTTACGTCATTATCTTGCACGCCTTCACCGCAAAACTTTATGCTATTCCAAATCAGAACAAATGCTGAGATACTCGATTAAATTATTACTTCATTATTTGAAGTATAAAATTGTACCAACATAA
- a CDS encoding ATP-binding cassette domain-containing protein: protein MKLSTPKPPQLSSHSTTTIKVSNLHKYYGQLIAVRGIDFTVNQGEMFGLIGPDGAGKTTTFHILGGVMEAMAGEVQVFGQPARDARLRTGYLTQQFSLYLDLSIDENLRYAAGLRQVSDNLLRERRQKYLKLMSLEQFGDRLAGQLSGGMKQKLALCCALVSQPEVLLLDEPTTGVDPVSRREFWDVLAELSADGMTIVVATPYLDEAERCDRVALMYSGQIHEIGTPAALRANLGLHRLEVRTANLEIAEKLLLENVQTNIVDVQTFGDRLDVLVQDVTLGETQVNQLLQQHHPSIERGEPTLENVFVTRLRQQGSAPAFLSFPRSRGGNREQFKPQNSSEQIAIYAHNLNRVFGNFQAVKNVNVEVRYGEIFGLLGANGAGKTTTIKMLCGLLAASGGDISLGGETGNLRSRDLRRRIGYMSQKFTLYDDLTILQNLEFYSGIYSVPRKLRREKIDWVIATCGLEGQEQMLTGQLPGGWKQRVAFGASVMHEPDILFLDEPTSGVDPLARRQFWKLINDFARNGTAILVTTHYLEEAEQCNRMSFMVAGEIAAEGSPSSIKASQPGQLIEIIVNQNQAASKILKQHLDSWRVSIFADSLHVVLDHPEAEIPEITQLLKSAHMTIESLRPIPFSLEDAFIGIVERAVGD, encoded by the coding sequence ATGAAATTATCAACTCCTAAACCACCACAATTATCTAGTCACTCAACCACTACTATTAAAGTTAGTAATTTACATAAATATTATGGACAACTAATCGCTGTCCGGGGAATTGATTTTACTGTCAATCAGGGTGAGATGTTTGGGTTAATTGGCCCTGATGGTGCAGGTAAAACTACTACCTTTCACATCTTAGGCGGGGTGATGGAAGCGATGGCGGGAGAAGTGCAAGTATTTGGTCAGCCGGCAAGAGATGCACGTTTAAGGACGGGATATCTCACACAACAGTTTTCCTTGTACTTGGATCTCAGTATTGATGAAAACTTGCGTTATGCGGCGGGATTGCGCCAAGTGAGTGATAATTTATTGCGGGAACGCCGCCAGAAATACTTAAAATTAATGAGTTTGGAACAGTTTGGCGATCGCTTGGCGGGTCAACTTTCTGGCGGGATGAAACAAAAACTGGCGCTGTGTTGTGCCTTGGTTTCTCAACCGGAAGTGCTGTTATTAGATGAACCTACCACAGGGGTCGATCCAGTTTCTCGACGGGAATTTTGGGATGTATTAGCAGAACTTTCTGCCGACGGGATGACAATTGTTGTCGCCACACCCTATCTAGATGAAGCTGAACGCTGCGATCGCGTTGCACTGATGTATAGTGGTCAAATTCACGAAATTGGTACACCCGCAGCATTACGCGCCAATTTAGGCTTACATCGCTTAGAAGTTAGAACAGCAAATCTAGAGATAGCCGAGAAACTTCTCTTGGAGAATGTGCAGACAAATATAGTCGATGTGCAGACATTTGGCGATCGCTTGGATGTTCTCGTTCAAGATGTAACTCTCGGTGAAACCCAGGTAAATCAACTACTACAACAGCATCACCCCAGTATTGAACGTGGTGAACCCACCCTAGAAAACGTCTTTGTTACCCGTCTGCGACAACAAGGTTCAGCACCAGCATTTTTGTCCTTTCCTCGTTCTCGTGGGGGAAATAGGGAACAATTCAAACCTCAAAATTCTTCTGAGCAAATCGCTATTTACGCCCACAATCTCAACCGTGTATTTGGTAACTTCCAAGCAGTTAAAAACGTTAATGTCGAAGTCCGCTATGGCGAAATATTTGGGCTTTTAGGTGCGAATGGAGCCGGAAAAACGACTACCATCAAAATGCTGTGTGGATTACTAGCAGCTAGTGGTGGTGACATTTCCCTTGGTGGCGAAACAGGAAATCTGCGTAGTCGTGACTTACGGCGACGTATCGGTTATATGAGCCAGAAATTCACTCTTTACGACGATCTAACAATTCTGCAAAACTTAGAATTTTATAGCGGGATTTACAGCGTACCCCGCAAACTTAGGCGAGAAAAGATTGATTGGGTAATTGCTACCTGTGGCTTAGAGGGACAAGAACAGATGCTTACCGGACAATTACCGGGTGGTTGGAAGCAGCGAGTAGCTTTTGGCGCTTCTGTAATGCACGAACCAGATATTTTATTTCTAGATGAACCGACATCGGGGGTAGATCCTTTAGCCCGTCGTCAGTTTTGGAAGCTGATTAATGACTTTGCTCGCAATGGTACAGCTATTTTGGTGACAACGCACTACTTGGAAGAAGCTGAACAGTGTAACCGCATGAGTTTTATGGTAGCCGGAGAAATTGCCGCCGAAGGTTCACCTAGTTCTATCAAAGCTTCTCAACCAGGACAACTTATAGAGATTATTGTGAACCAAAATCAAGCTGCCTCCAAGATACTTAAACAACATCTTGATTCGTGGCGTGTCTCGATTTTTGCCGATAGTTTACACGTTGTTCTTGATCACCCGGAAGCAGAAATTCCCGAAATAACTCAGCTTTTAAAATCCGCACACATGACTATTGAATCTCTGCGTCCCATTCCTTTCTCTTTGGAAGATGCTTTTATTGGTATCGTTGAACGTGCGGTAGGGGATTAG
- a CDS encoding HlyD family secretion protein, with product MSQTASSSPEGIINVPVPPFKQERKKLIFLFLVLLVIAGGISYFLWHSQQQGAANVLKVSGRIEGYETEIGVKRSGRIVSIAVREGAAVKKGQELIKLDDSNDQLLQEQLRGAEARVASAQSDEQQAISDATQVESGIEQIDSQISEAKLNFHQSQGDTQGRVQQALSNVAAAKAQLLQAQAQTKQALAEVKLAEMNRDRYAKLVKDGAINQQQFDQAQTTFDTAVATLEARKAAVNAGQEQLRAVVGALTQAKTTSFNPGIRNAQIEALNRKKDQSFAQLKSAQAKIKSAHAKVKDALASKQQILTQIEDSKKDLNVVSPLDGVVTARSAEIGTVVSSQTKILTVVDPKTVYLRGFIPEGDIGKVRLGQTTKIFLDSAPEKPLIGKVISVDPQASFTPENIYFQKDRVRQVVGVRIQLENPSGCFNPENPYSGSDLPCAKIGMPADAEIALQGKEVGK from the coding sequence ATGTCTCAGACTGCCTCATCATCTCCAGAAGGGATTATCAATGTTCCAGTGCCACCATTTAAGCAGGAACGGAAGAAACTGATTTTTTTGTTCCTAGTGTTGCTGGTTATAGCAGGTGGTATCAGTTATTTTCTGTGGCATAGTCAACAACAAGGAGCAGCAAATGTACTGAAGGTGAGTGGAAGGATTGAGGGTTACGAAACTGAGATTGGGGTGAAGCGTTCGGGAAGAATTGTTTCAATTGCAGTTCGGGAAGGGGCAGCAGTAAAAAAGGGGCAAGAATTAATCAAGTTGGATGACAGTAACGACCAACTGCTACAAGAACAACTGCGGGGTGCTGAAGCTAGGGTTGCATCTGCTCAATCTGATGAACAGCAAGCAATTTCCGATGCTACTCAAGTGGAAAGTGGGATTGAACAAATTGATAGCCAAATCAGTGAAGCAAAACTTAATTTTCACCAATCCCAAGGAGATACCCAAGGACGAGTTCAACAGGCACTATCTAACGTAGCAGCAGCCAAGGCACAATTATTACAAGCGCAGGCACAGACAAAGCAGGCACTAGCAGAAGTAAAATTAGCGGAAATGAATCGCGATCGCTATGCCAAACTGGTCAAAGACGGGGCTATTAATCAACAACAATTTGACCAAGCACAAACTACCTTTGACACAGCAGTAGCCACCCTAGAAGCACGAAAAGCAGCCGTAAATGCTGGACAAGAACAATTACGCGCAGTTGTCGGGGCATTGACCCAAGCGAAAACTACAAGTTTCAATCCTGGTATTCGCAATGCCCAAATAGAAGCATTAAACAGAAAAAAAGATCAGAGTTTTGCTCAACTCAAATCTGCCCAAGCAAAGATAAAATCTGCTCATGCCAAAGTAAAAGATGCCTTAGCATCAAAACAGCAAATTCTGACCCAAATAGAAGACTCGAAAAAAGATTTAAATGTTGTTAGTCCTTTGGATGGGGTAGTAACTGCCCGTAGTGCAGAGATCGGGACTGTAGTTAGCAGTCAAACCAAAATTTTGACAGTTGTTGACCCCAAGACAGTGTATTTGCGAGGTTTTATTCCCGAAGGCGATATTGGGAAAGTGCGCTTAGGACAAACAACCAAAATCTTTCTTGATTCTGCACCGGAAAAACCCCTCATAGGCAAAGTTATTTCTGTTGATCCTCAAGCCTCTTTTACCCCAGAAAATATCTACTTCCAAAAAGATCGGGTTAGGCAAGTAGTAGGGGTGCGGATTCAGTTAGAAAACCCTTCTGGCTGCTTTAACCCAGAAAACCCCTACTCTGGTTCAGATTTGCCCTGTGCCAAAATTGGAATGCCAGCAGATGCAGAGATTGCGTTGCAGGGTAAAGAGGTCGGCAAATGA
- a CDS encoding ABC transporter permease, giving the protein MKRIFSQCVKEIAQFRRDRLTLGLAFLLPFLTLLIFGFAIRLESKDIPLIVQDFDRTNLSSSYIERLYATNQFVPKQWSGGNPARDAIDKSIAKAAVIIPPQFSRDIQAGRNAKVQVLIDATDVNNARVIRGSIQRVTNFFMQDQGLLPDKSIITPRIRLWFNPGRLESLYIVPGTYGVVLWIFPSLLTAIAMVREKEKGTILQVYASSISATELLLGKGLAYLLIAITEALVVMGLGSIIFQIGVISNPITLLIGTLLFLIDSVSFGLLIGVRTNNQNSAVQIVSLVGFITSLLLSGFIYPLSNIPFPLSLTPNIFPARYYIDITRDAFVRGTGWTGVWFDLLMLAILGFVFFNVARRLLSRMQISQ; this is encoded by the coding sequence ATGAAAAGAATTTTTTCCCAATGTGTGAAGGAGATAGCGCAATTTCGGCGCGATCGCTTAACTTTAGGTTTAGCATTTTTATTGCCATTTTTAACTCTATTGATTTTTGGGTTTGCGATTCGTTTAGAAAGTAAAGATATTCCCTTGATTGTGCAGGATTTTGACCGCACAAACCTGAGTAGCAGCTATATTGAGCGGTTGTATGCCACCAATCAATTTGTACCTAAACAATGGTCAGGTGGTAATCCGGCACGGGATGCAATTGACAAGAGTATTGCTAAAGCCGCAGTAATTATTCCTCCCCAATTTAGCCGAGATATTCAAGCGGGTAGAAATGCAAAGGTGCAAGTATTAATCGATGCCACAGATGTTAATAACGCTCGTGTAATTAGAGGTAGCATTCAAAGAGTAACTAATTTTTTCATGCAAGACCAAGGACTACTACCAGATAAAAGTATTATTACACCGCGAATCCGCTTGTGGTTTAACCCTGGTAGATTGGAGTCGCTGTACATTGTGCCAGGAACTTATGGTGTAGTATTGTGGATTTTCCCCTCATTGCTAACTGCGATCGCAATGGTGCGTGAAAAAGAAAAAGGTACAATTCTACAAGTTTATGCTTCTAGCATTAGTGCAACCGAACTTTTACTTGGAAAAGGACTAGCTTACCTACTAATTGCGATTACAGAAGCTTTAGTAGTTATGGGATTAGGGTCAATAATTTTTCAGATCGGCGTAATTAGTAACCCGATTACTTTATTAATAGGAACTCTACTATTTTTAATAGATAGTGTTTCCTTTGGTTTACTTATAGGTGTACGCACTAATAATCAAAATTCCGCAGTGCAAATTGTTTCTCTTGTCGGTTTTATTACATCTTTATTGCTGTCTGGTTTTATTTATCCCCTCAGTAATATTCCTTTCCCCCTTTCATTAACGCCTAACATATTTCCTGCCCGTTATTACATTGATATCACCCGTGATGCTTTTGTGCGTGGTACAGGATGGACAGGCGTTTGGTTTGACTTACTCATGCTTGCAATTTTAGGATTTGTATTTTTCAACGTAGCGCGTCGGCTTTTAAGTCGAATGCAAATTAGTCAATAG
- a CDS encoding SRPBCC domain-containing protein codes for MSNIEDSIDAQSQRELVITRILKAPRSVVFKAWTDPKHIAQWWGPKGFTTRVIEMDVRPGGKWRYVMTGPDGREYPAKGVFREIVPFERIVTSDEFDEGFEKVVNADLPKGMVVTAIFEDLDSKTKLTLQIMHESIEDRRKHEQMGVIEGWNSTFDCLDEFLAKA; via the coding sequence ATGAGTAACATTGAGGATTCCATTGATGCTCAATCCCAACGTGAGCTAGTCATTACTCGCATCTTGAAAGCGCCGCGCTCCGTTGTGTTTAAAGCGTGGACTGATCCGAAACACATAGCGCAGTGGTGGGGGCCCAAAGGTTTCACAACCCGTGTGATTGAGATGGATGTGCGTCCAGGCGGGAAATGGCGCTATGTGATGACTGGCCCAGACGGCAGGGAGTACCCGGCCAAAGGTGTTTTTCGTGAAATCGTACCCTTTGAGAGGATTGTTACCAGTGATGAATTTGATGAAGGCTTTGAAAAAGTCGTAAATGCTGATTTACCAAAGGGAATGGTTGTAACAGCCATTTTCGAGGATTTAGATAGCAAAACTAAACTCACACTCCAGATTATGCATGAGTCTATTGAGGATCGGCGTAAGCATGAACAGATGGGTGTGATCGAAGGGTGGAACTCCACTTTTGACTGCCTAGATGAGTTTTTGGCGAAAGCTTGA
- a CDS encoding antibiotic biosynthesis monooxygenase yields MKNEPGFIDTKLHRSLDPTERFQFINIAKWSSKEAWKSAFSKRISQNEIFEQQLPVEPNPALYQIEAEY; encoded by the coding sequence ATGAAAAATGAACCAGGGTTTATCGACACAAAGTTACATCGCAGTCTTGACCCAACCGAGAGATTTCAATTTATTAATATTGCAAAATGGTCTAGTAAAGAAGCTTGGAAATCGGCATTCTCTAAACGCATTTCCCAAAATGAGATTTTTGAACAACAATTACCCGTTGAACCTAACCCTGCCCTCTATCAAATTGAAGCAGAGTACTAA
- a CDS encoding GFA family protein, translating into MNDWNLPWEGGCRCGQIRLQVSAPPLLTMACHCTGCQRMTASAFSLSVAIPSVGFSILKGQPTIGGLHGATRHYFCPDCMSWIFTRPEGMDEFVNLRATMLDDASWFTPFIETWTREKLLWATTSAVHSFETLPKKEDYKSLQV; encoded by the coding sequence GTGAACGACTGGAATTTGCCTTGGGAGGGCGGATGTCGTTGTGGACAGATACGGCTTCAGGTGAGTGCCCCGCCTCTGCTGACGATGGCTTGCCACTGCACAGGTTGCCAGCGAATGACTGCCAGCGCTTTTTCTTTAAGCGTTGCGATTCCAAGCGTTGGGTTCTCAATACTGAAAGGTCAGCCGACCATCGGCGGTTTGCATGGCGCGACTCGCCATTACTTTTGCCCAGACTGCATGAGTTGGATATTCACTCGCCCGGAAGGAATGGACGAGTTCGTTAACCTTCGTGCAACGATGCTGGACGATGCCTCATGGTTCACGCCTTTCATCGAAACTTGGACGAGGGAAAAGCTGCTATGGGCGACGACCTCTGCGGTTCATAGCTTCGAGACCCTGCCCAAAAAAGAAGACTATAAAAGTCTTCAGGTTTGA